A single genomic interval of Polaribacter vadi harbors:
- a CDS encoding type II secretion system protein GspG has protein sequence MHSLIVDVLELYSDIKHWFKVRKRRKFEKENKLPKKRMISPMNKIGIVILIISIPFLFLRFNRFRNQNFASTLDKIIEIKLLLESEKKQFDYYPKELKTIIRNNPLRKNITLDAWKNEFIYKISKDSLNYELISLGKDGKLNTSDDISVTN, from the coding sequence GTGCATAGTTTAATTGTAGATGTTTTAGAGCTTTATTCAGACATTAAACATTGGTTTAAAGTAAGGAAAAGAAGAAAGTTCGAGAAAGAAAATAAGCTACCTAAAAAAAGAATGATAAGTCCAATGAATAAAATTGGAATTGTAATTCTTATCATTTCAATCCCTTTTCTCTTTTTGAGATTTAATAGATTTCGAAATCAAAACTTTGCATCGACTTTAGACAAAATTATTGAAATAAAATTGCTATTAGAGTCAGAAAAAAAGCAATTTGACTATTATCCAAAAGAACTAAAAACGATTATTAGAAATAATCCTTTGCGTAAAAACATCACTTTAGATGCTTGGAAAAACGAATTTATTTACAAGATTTCTAAAGATTCCTTAAATTACGAACTAATTTCTTTAGGAAAAGATGGTAAATTAAATACTTCTGATGATATTAGCGTAACAAACTAG
- a CDS encoding phosphoenolpyruvate carboxylase produces MSALPELTRFNDNVLSKYQIYNSIFITLPFDTIDNTGVLLPLFHKICEKGFEQGKNPTEIVEEFFSKYQDSSEGKNKTDLLFQFIQYIERQVVLFDAIEDAAFPIVNNMDGIGTLRNSKEIAILNDKKEELKKHLEDFKVRVVLTAHPTQFYPGSVLGIITDLDQAIQNDDLLLIKKLLAQLGKTPFYKKTKPTPYDEAISLIWYLENVFYHSVPKIYNYIQHNVYDGHPIDNEIIDLGFWPGGDRDGNPFVTTQITLDVAERLRQSILRNYYRDVRRLKRRFTFDGVHEILSKIEKRLYKHVIRSYSKVNFSQKILLEELYAARDIITENHNSLFIEELNDFINKVRIFGFHFATLDIRQDSRVHHKAFTQIVEDLLASGDATFPKNYHQLSEDDQIKVLAEIKGTIDPAILSDEMSVKTIESIYALKTIQQRNGERGANRYIISNNQTTLNVMQTFAMLNLCGFENELPVDVIPLFETVDDLENASDVMRTLYTNNTYRYHLSKRKNKQTIMLGFSDGTKDGGYLMANWGIFKAKEALTKISREFDIEVIFFDGRGGPPARGGGKTHQFYASLGPTIEDKEIQLTIQGQTISSNFGTLNSSQYNLEQLISSGIKNEVFTKDQLNDAHRTIIDDLAKTSYKTYVDFKNHPQFLPYLEQMSTLKYYAKTNIGSRPSKRSNSDTLDFSALRAIPFVGSWSQLKQNVPGFYGVGTALKKYEDANRFDEIVEFYNASDFLKTLLENSMMSLTKSFFGLTAYMADDEVFGEFWTLIYEEYKTTKRLLLKLAGHTVLMENHPVGKASIEIRESIVLPLLTIQQYALKKIQELQKSEGNEAEIEIFEKMVMRSLFGNINASRNSA; encoded by the coding sequence ATGTCTGCATTACCCGAATTAACAAGATTTAATGACAATGTGTTGTCTAAATATCAAATTTATAACAGCATATTTATTACACTTCCTTTCGATACGATTGATAACACAGGTGTTTTATTACCACTTTTTCATAAAATTTGTGAAAAAGGATTTGAACAAGGAAAAAATCCTACAGAAATTGTAGAAGAGTTTTTTTCTAAATATCAAGATTCATCAGAAGGAAAAAATAAGACCGATTTACTTTTTCAATTTATACAATATATAGAACGTCAAGTAGTTTTATTTGATGCTATTGAAGATGCTGCTTTTCCTATTGTAAATAATATGGATGGAATTGGAACCTTAAGAAACTCGAAAGAAATTGCCATTTTAAATGATAAAAAAGAGGAACTTAAAAAGCATTTAGAAGATTTTAAAGTACGTGTTGTTTTAACGGCACATCCTACACAATTTTATCCTGGTTCTGTTTTAGGAATTATCACAGATTTGGATCAAGCTATTCAAAATGACGATTTATTATTGATAAAAAAGCTATTAGCTCAATTAGGGAAAACGCCTTTTTATAAGAAGACAAAACCAACTCCTTATGATGAAGCTATTAGTTTAATTTGGTATTTAGAGAATGTATTTTATCATTCTGTACCAAAAATTTACAACTATATTCAGCATAATGTTTATGATGGACATCCTATTGATAATGAAATTATCGACCTTGGTTTTTGGCCTGGAGGAGATAGAGATGGAAACCCATTTGTAACCACACAAATTACGTTAGATGTTGCAGAAAGATTGCGTCAATCGATTTTAAGAAATTATTATAGAGATGTAAGACGTTTAAAAAGACGTTTTACTTTTGATGGCGTTCATGAAATTTTAAGCAAAATAGAAAAACGTTTATACAAGCACGTTATTAGAAGTTATTCTAAGGTAAATTTCTCTCAAAAAATATTATTAGAGGAATTATATGCAGCTAGAGATATCATTACCGAAAACCATAATTCCTTATTTATTGAAGAATTAAACGATTTTATAAACAAAGTTAGAATCTTCGGTTTTCACTTTGCAACGTTAGATATTCGTCAAGATAGTAGAGTACATCACAAAGCATTTACGCAAATTGTAGAAGATTTATTAGCTTCTGGAGATGCAACATTTCCTAAAAATTATCATCAATTATCAGAAGATGATCAAATTAAAGTTTTAGCAGAAATTAAAGGAACTATAGATCCTGCAATTTTGTCTGATGAAATGTCTGTAAAAACGATAGAATCTATTTATGCTTTAAAAACTATTCAGCAAAGAAATGGAGAAAGAGGTGCAAATAGGTATATTATTAGCAACAACCAAACTACTTTAAATGTGATGCAAACTTTTGCAATGCTAAATTTATGTGGTTTTGAAAACGAATTGCCAGTTGATGTAATTCCGCTTTTTGAAACAGTTGACGATTTAGAAAATGCAAGTGATGTAATGCGCACTTTATACACCAATAATACATACAGATATCATTTATCGAAAAGGAAAAATAAACAAACTATTATGTTAGGTTTTTCTGATGGAACAAAAGATGGTGGTTATTTAATGGCAAATTGGGGAATTTTTAAAGCCAAAGAAGCCTTAACAAAAATTTCTAGAGAATTTGATATTGAAGTAATTTTCTTTGATGGACGAGGAGGACCACCTGCAAGAGGAGGAGGAAAAACGCATCAATTTTATGCTTCTTTAGGCCCAACAATTGAAGATAAGGAAATTCAATTAACCATTCAAGGACAAACGATTAGTTCTAATTTTGGAACCTTAAATTCTTCTCAATATAATTTAGAACAATTAATAAGTTCAGGTATTAAAAACGAAGTTTTTACAAAAGATCAATTAAATGATGCTCATAGAACTATTATTGATGATTTAGCAAAAACGAGTTATAAAACCTACGTTGATTTTAAAAATCATCCGCAGTTTTTACCTTATTTAGAGCAAATGAGTACCTTAAAATACTATGCAAAAACTAATATTGGAAGTAGACCAAGCAAGCGTTCAAATTCTGATACGTTAGATTTTTCAGCTTTAAGAGCCATTCCTTTTGTCGGTAGTTGGAGTCAATTAAAACAAAACGTTCCTGGTTTTTATGGAGTTGGAACTGCTTTAAAAAAGTATGAAGATGCTAACAGATTTGATGAAATTGTAGAGTTTTACAATGCTTCAGATTTCTTAAAAACACTGTTAGAAAACAGTATGATGAGTTTAACAAAATCTTTCTTTGGTTTAACTGCTTACATGGCTGATGACGAAGTTTTTGGAGAATTCTGGACACTAATTTACGAAGAATATAAAACTACAAAACGTTTGTTATTAAAACTAGCAGGACATACAGTGTTGATGGAAAATCATCCTGTTGGAAAAGCATCTATTGAAATTAGAGAAAGTATTGTTTTGCCATTGTTAACTATTCAGCAATATGCTTTAAAGAAAATTCAAGAATTGCAAAAATCAGAAGGAAATGAAGCTGAAATTGAAATCTTTGAAAAAATGGTAATGCGTTCTTTATTTGGGAATATTAATGCTAGTAGGAATTCTGCTTAG
- a CDS encoding protein-disulfide reductase DsbD family protein, translating to MKKFITLFIFLFTLFLNAQTEDEPIKLETSVTKISETEYDIIFSATLYKGWYLYSQYNPENASLPLEITILENESGYKLVGKADEKDTFKKYSDIWELEEIVFKDKAIITQRIQLTNKKITQIKLNFFGQVCETACINIDENFTLSLAGNLIEETVSIDEKSKKLTQQLQLDLKNTALLKNGSDSNSESSDGLFSIFILGFVGGFLALLTPCVFPMIPLTVSFFTKQSKNKKKGIFNAILYGFFIVIIYILLSLPFHFLDNLDPEILNTISTNVWLNIFFFVVLVVFAFSFFGFFEITLPSSWGNKMDDASSVGGIIGIFFMALTLAIVSFSCTGPILGSLLAGSLTSDGGATQLTAGMTGFGLALALPFALFALFPNWLNSLPKSGGWLNTTKVVLGFLELALAFKFLSNADLVAHWDLLKREVFIGIWIVIFSGLALYLFAKIKFPHDSPIKKLSFSRISFGILVVSFVIYMAPGVLKNPTWNLGLLSGFPPPQFYSIYEQESECPLGLDCYKDFEEGLAKAKEVNKPILLDFTGWACVNCRKMEENVWSELDIYQTLKNDYILISLYVDDNEKELPEAQQFDFLKANGKIKKIKTYGNKWATFQYVNFNNTSQPYYVLLSPDLEILNKAQQYTDRDTYYAWLKEGLQNFEEKN from the coding sequence ATGAAGAAATTCATCACACTTTTCATCTTTTTGTTTACCCTATTTTTAAACGCACAAACTGAAGATGAACCTATAAAATTAGAAACTTCTGTAACTAAAATATCAGAAACTGAGTACGATATTATTTTTAGTGCAACACTTTATAAAGGTTGGTATTTATATTCGCAATACAATCCAGAAAACGCTTCTTTACCTTTAGAAATTACCATTTTAGAAAATGAAAGTGGTTATAAATTAGTTGGTAAAGCAGATGAAAAAGATACGTTCAAAAAATATTCTGATATTTGGGAACTTGAAGAAATTGTATTTAAAGATAAAGCAATTATTACCCAAAGAATTCAATTAACCAACAAAAAAATTACACAAATAAAACTAAATTTCTTTGGTCAAGTTTGTGAAACTGCTTGTATTAACATCGATGAAAATTTTACGCTTTCTTTAGCAGGAAATTTAATTGAAGAAACAGTTTCTATCGATGAAAAAAGTAAAAAATTAACCCAACAATTACAATTAGATTTAAAAAACACAGCACTTTTAAAAAATGGTTCAGATTCAAATTCAGAGAGTTCAGATGGTTTATTTAGCATCTTTATTCTTGGTTTTGTTGGTGGTTTCTTAGCACTTTTAACACCTTGTGTTTTCCCAATGATTCCTTTAACAGTCTCATTTTTTACGAAACAATCTAAAAACAAAAAGAAAGGAATTTTTAATGCAATTTTATACGGGTTTTTTATTGTAATTATCTACATTTTACTGAGTTTACCTTTTCACTTTTTAGATAATTTAGATCCTGAAATTTTAAACACAATTTCTACAAATGTTTGGTTAAATATTTTCTTTTTTGTGGTTTTAGTAGTTTTTGCGTTCTCATTTTTTGGTTTTTTTGAGATAACCTTACCAAGTTCTTGGGGAAATAAAATGGATGATGCTTCGTCAGTTGGCGGAATTATTGGCATCTTTTTTATGGCATTAACCTTAGCAATTGTTTCCTTTTCTTGTACAGGACCCATTTTAGGTTCTTTATTGGCTGGTTCTTTAACTTCGGATGGTGGAGCAACACAATTAACAGCAGGAATGACAGGATTTGGCTTGGCTTTGGCTTTGCCTTTTGCATTGTTTGCATTGTTTCCAAACTGGTTAAATTCGCTACCAAAATCTGGTGGATGGTTAAATACAACCAAAGTAGTTTTAGGATTTTTAGAATTGGCGTTGGCTTTTAAATTCTTATCAAATGCAGATTTAGTTGCACATTGGGATTTGCTAAAACGTGAAGTTTTTATCGGAATTTGGATTGTAATTTTTAGTGGTTTAGCTTTATATTTATTTGCTAAAATTAAATTCCCTCACGATTCGCCCATCAAAAAATTATCATTTTCAAGGATTTCTTTTGGCATTTTAGTCGTTTCTTTTGTTATTTATATGGCTCCTGGAGTTTTGAAAAACCCTACCTGGAATTTAGGATTGTTAAGTGGCTTTCCTCCTCCACAATTTTATAGTATTTACGAGCAAGAAAGCGAATGTCCTTTAGGTTTAGATTGCTACAAAGATTTTGAAGAGGGCTTAGCGAAAGCTAAAGAAGTTAACAAACCAATTTTATTAGATTTTACAGGTTGGGCTTGTGTAAATTGTAGAAAAATGGAAGAAAATGTTTGGAGCGAATTGGATATTTATCAAACGTTAAAAAACGATTATATTTTAATTTCTTTGTATGTTGATGACAATGAAAAAGAGTTACCTGAAGCACAACAATTCGATTTTTTAAAAGCCAATGGAAAAATTAAAAAGATAAAAACTTACGGAAATAAATGGGCAACTTTTCAGTATGTCAACTTTAATAATACTTCACAACCTTATTATGTTTTATTAAGTCCAGATTTGGAAATTTTAAACAAAGCCCAACAATATACAGATAGAGATACGTATTATGCTTGGTTAAAAGAAGGTTTGCAAAATTTTGAAGAAAAAAATTAG
- the pabB gene encoding aminodeoxychorismate synthase component I: MQRTTKTFSVDNISKFKENLLFWAQQFETILWLDSNNYKQQYSSFDGCLAVEEFTSIKTDYLNGFEKLKEYQTITKDYIFGYISYDVKNDVERLSSNNFDGLDFADLYFFQPQKLFFINQNTIEFQYLKMVDDEIDGDFDEINKINCHTELDEVNSKNDIKIKLRIHKDEYHSKVNKVLEHIKRGDIYEANFCQEFYAENSTINPLKVYNHLNEISTPPFATFLKMEHQYLLSASPERYIKKEGTKIISQPIKGTAKRLISKIDDAKIASDLERDQKERSENVMIVDLVRNDLSKTAKIGSVKVEELCKVYSFKQVHQMISTVVSEIDEKTHPINVLQSTFPMGSMTGAPKVSAMKIIENLEETKRGLYSGTVGYFTPTGDFDFNVVIRSILYNEEKKYISYSVGGAITAKSIPEKEYEECLLKAKAMKFVLLNSE, encoded by the coding sequence ATTTTGTGGTTAGATTCTAACAATTACAAACAGCAATATTCTAGTTTTGATGGTTGTTTGGCTGTTGAAGAATTTACTTCTATAAAAACCGATTATCTGAACGGTTTTGAGAAACTAAAGGAATATCAAACCATTACAAAAGACTATATTTTCGGGTATATTTCTTATGATGTAAAAAATGATGTAGAACGCCTTTCTTCGAATAATTTTGATGGTTTAGATTTTGCTGATTTGTACTTTTTTCAGCCACAAAAATTATTTTTCATCAACCAAAATACTATTGAGTTTCAGTATTTAAAAATGGTTGATGATGAAATTGATGGAGATTTTGATGAAATTAATAAAATTAATTGTCACACTGAGCTTGATGAAGTGAATTCAAAAAATGACATCAAAATAAAACTTCGAATTCATAAAGATGAATATCATTCTAAAGTAAACAAAGTTTTAGAGCATATTAAAAGAGGCGATATTTATGAAGCTAATTTTTGTCAAGAATTTTATGCTGAAAATTCAACCATAAATCCGTTGAAAGTTTACAATCATTTAAATGAAATTTCTACACCTCCTTTTGCTACTTTTCTAAAAATGGAACATCAATATTTATTGAGTGCTTCTCCTGAAAGATACATTAAAAAAGAAGGAACTAAAATTATTTCTCAACCTATAAAAGGTACTGCAAAACGCTTAATTAGTAAAATTGATGATGCCAAAATTGCTTCAGATTTAGAAAGAGATCAAAAAGAACGTTCTGAAAATGTAATGATTGTAGATTTGGTAAGAAACGATTTATCAAAAACTGCAAAAATTGGTTCTGTTAAAGTAGAGGAATTGTGCAAGGTGTATTCTTTTAAACAAGTGCATCAAATGATATCGACTGTAGTTTCTGAAATTGATGAGAAAACGCATCCAATTAATGTTTTACAAAGTACTTTCCCTATGGGAAGTATGACTGGAGCTCCAAAAGTTTCTGCCATGAAAATCATTGAAAATTTAGAAGAAACAAAACGTGGTTTGTATTCTGGAACTGTAGGTTATTTTACACCAACAGGCGATTTCGATTTTAATGTTGTGATAAGAAGTATTTTGTATAATGAAGAAAAAAAGTATATTTCGTATTCAGTTGGTGGCGCAATTACTGCAAAATCTATTCCTGAAAAAGAATATGAAGAATGCTTGTTAAAAGCAAAAGCTATGAAATTTGTCTTACTGAATTCTGAGTAA
- the tilS gene encoding tRNA lysidine(34) synthetase TilS, giving the protein MIQKLTAHININVPFLKDKKLLIAISGGLDSVVLHHLLATLNFDISLAHCNFNLRGKESDLDEEFVNNLSQKTSNQIFIKSFNTEKYSKDNKLSTQIAARELRYTWFQELVEKHKFDYILTAHHADDNLETFLINLTRGTGLEGFTGIPKINGNIVRPLLPFSREEILKYAKENKIEWREDASNASTKYTRNKLRHQVIPVLKEINPSLLSSFEKTLENLQESQQILEDRIEEVSSEIIETKEAITKINIDKIQQLSNPKAYLYQLLKNHSFTEWNDVYDLLSAQSGKQVFSKTHRLLKDRDFLILSRKTDVNLDKVERSFNINKDELEIKNPIHLTFETVKQISTENKQTIYVDKDLLKYPLLVRKWQNGEYLYPTKMQGKKKLSKFFKDDKFSVLEKENTWLLCNADNEIIWVINHRQDRRFSTTSSTRKTLKITTL; this is encoded by the coding sequence ATGATACAAAAACTCACAGCACATATCAACATAAATGTTCCTTTTTTAAAGGATAAAAAATTACTAATTGCCATTTCTGGTGGCTTAGATTCTGTTGTTCTGCATCACCTTTTAGCAACTTTAAATTTTGATATTTCTTTAGCTCATTGTAATTTTAATTTGCGTGGAAAAGAAAGTGATTTAGATGAAGAATTTGTAAATAATTTGTCACAAAAAACGTCTAATCAGATTTTTATAAAATCATTTAATACAGAAAAATACTCCAAAGACAATAAACTTTCTACACAAATTGCAGCAAGAGAATTGCGTTATACTTGGTTTCAAGAACTGGTAGAAAAGCACAAATTCGATTATATTTTAACAGCTCATCATGCAGATGATAATTTAGAAACTTTTTTGATCAATTTAACAAGAGGAACTGGTTTGGAGGGTTTTACAGGAATTCCAAAAATAAATGGAAATATTGTTCGTCCACTTTTGCCTTTTTCTAGAGAAGAAATACTAAAATATGCCAAAGAAAACAAGATTGAATGGCGAGAAGATGCCAGTAATGCATCTACAAAATACACTAGAAATAAATTAAGACATCAAGTGATTCCTGTTTTAAAAGAGATCAATCCAAGTTTACTTTCGTCATTTGAAAAAACGCTTGAAAATTTACAAGAAAGTCAGCAAATACTTGAGGATAGAATTGAGGAAGTTTCATCAGAAATTATTGAGACAAAAGAAGCTATCACAAAAATAAATATCGATAAAATACAGCAACTTTCAAATCCGAAAGCATATTTATATCAACTTTTAAAAAACCATAGTTTTACAGAATGGAATGATGTTTACGATTTACTTTCTGCACAATCTGGTAAACAAGTTTTTTCTAAAACACATCGTTTGTTAAAAGACAGAGATTTTTTAATTTTATCTAGAAAGACAGATGTTAACTTAGACAAAGTCGAAAGATCTTTTAATATAAACAAAGATGAATTAGAAATCAAGAATCCTATTCATTTAACTTTTGAAACAGTTAAGCAAATATCAACAGAAAATAAGCAAACTATTTACGTTGATAAAGATTTGTTAAAGTACCCTTTACTTGTTAGAAAATGGCAAAATGGAGAGTATCTTTATCCTACAAAAATGCAAGGCAAAAAAAAGTTGAGTAAATTTTTTAAAGATGATAAATTTTCAGTTTTAGAAAAAGAAAATACTTGGTTACTTTGCAATGCTGATAACGAAATTATCTGGGTGATAAATCACAGACAAGACAGGCGTTTTTCAACAACATCATCAACCAGAAAAACCTTAAAAATTACAACTTTATAA
- a CDS encoding YifB family Mg chelatase-like AAA ATPase produces the protein MLVKVYGSAVFGIEATTITIEVNIDKGIGYHLVGLPDKAVSESSYRISAALNNNAYKLPGKKIIINMAPADIRKEGASYDLSLAMGILAASNQIKSETINEYIIMGELSLDGSLQPIRGVLPMAIKAREEGFKYFILPKENAKEAAIVDNLTVLGVENILEVINHFNGDKKIEPTIVDTRAEFYKNIDFPEFDFSDVKGQESIKRCMEIAAAGGHNIILIGPPGSGKTMLAKRLPSILPPMTLHEALETTKIHSVVGKTKNNGLLYQRPFRSPHHTISNVALVGGGQYPRPGEISLSHNGVLFLDELPEFKREVLEVMRQPLEDRDVTISRAKFTVTYPCSFMLVASMNPSPSGFFNDPNSPMTSSPQEMQRYLSKISGPLLDRIDIHIEVTPVPFEKLSEERKGESSVAIRKRVTASREIQSARFEEFENVHYNAQMTVKQIRKFCKLSPESLSLLKTAMEKLNLSARAYDRILKVSRTIADLADVTDISPDHIAEAIQYRSLDRDGWLG, from the coding sequence ATGCTTGTTAAAGTTTACGGTTCTGCAGTTTTTGGTATAGAAGCCACTACTATTACAATTGAAGTTAATATTGATAAAGGAATTGGGTATCATTTAGTGGGTTTGCCTGACAAAGCTGTAAGTGAAAGTTCTTACCGAATTTCGGCAGCTTTAAATAACAATGCTTACAAACTTCCTGGAAAAAAAATAATCATAAATATGGCTCCTGCAGATATTCGAAAAGAAGGTGCTTCTTATGATTTATCTTTAGCAATGGGTATTTTGGCAGCATCCAATCAAATAAAATCAGAAACTATAAACGAATATATTATTATGGGAGAACTTTCTTTAGATGGAAGTTTGCAACCCATAAGAGGTGTTTTGCCAATGGCAATCAAAGCCAGAGAAGAAGGTTTTAAGTACTTTATTCTTCCAAAAGAAAATGCTAAAGAAGCTGCAATTGTTGATAATTTAACGGTTTTAGGAGTAGAAAATATTTTAGAAGTTATCAATCATTTTAATGGTGATAAAAAAATTGAACCGACAATTGTAGATACAAGAGCCGAATTTTATAAAAATATCGATTTCCCAGAATTCGATTTTTCGGATGTAAAAGGACAAGAATCTATAAAACGTTGTATGGAAATTGCAGCTGCTGGTGGTCATAACATTATTTTAATTGGACCTCCAGGTTCTGGAAAAACCATGTTAGCAAAAAGACTACCAAGTATTTTACCACCTATGACTTTGCACGAAGCTTTGGAAACTACAAAAATTCATTCTGTAGTTGGTAAAACAAAAAATAATGGATTGTTGTATCAACGTCCATTTAGAAGTCCACATCATACAATCTCGAATGTTGCTTTGGTTGGTGGAGGACAATATCCAAGACCTGGAGAAATTTCCTTATCTCATAATGGCGTTTTGTTTTTAGATGAATTACCAGAATTTAAACGTGAAGTTTTAGAAGTGATGAGACAGCCTTTAGAAGATAGAGATGTTACCATTTCTAGAGCAAAATTCACAGTAACTTATCCTTGTTCTTTTATGTTGGTGGCAAGTATGAATCCAAGTCCAAGTGGTTTTTTTAACGATCCAAACTCTCCAATGACCTCTTCTCCACAAGAAATGCAGCGTTATTTAAGTAAAATTTCTGGACCTTTACTAGACAGAATCGATATTCATATTGAGGTTACTCCAGTGCCTTTTGAAAAATTATCCGAAGAAAGAAAAGGCGAATCTTCTGTAGCTATTAGAAAACGTGTTACAGCATCTAGAGAAATACAATCTGCACGTTTTGAGGAATTTGAAAACGTGCATTATAATGCTCAAATGACTGTAAAACAAATCAGAAAATTCTGTAAATTATCTCCTGAAAGTTTATCACTTTTAAAAACTGCTATGGAAAAATTAAACCTTTCTGCAAGAGCTTATGACCGAATTTTAAAAGTATCTAGAACCATTGCAGATTTAGCAGATGTTACAGATATTTCTCCAGATCATATTGCAGAAGCTATTCAATATAGAAGTTTAGATAGAGATGGTTGGTTGGGTTAA
- a CDS encoding alpha/beta hydrolase, with amino-acid sequence MTHKEFNFDFYNTKFYGQSWEAENTKAVVVLAHGMGEHSSRYEHVAKKLTDNNFSVVAFDHFGHGKTEGKRGHNPNFEAVLESISKVIEKARKLFPEKPVFLYGHSMGGNAVVNYSIRKEHQLKGIIATSPFLKLAFKPSAIKLFVGKMLQNIAPSLTMGNELDVNAISRDKEEVKKYMNDPLIHAKISPNYSIKFIETGEWAIENADKLKTPMFLLHGTADSIIDYKGTEKFANNSKNATLKLYKGGFHELHNDLCKEEMLQDIVDWLNAQL; translated from the coding sequence ATGACACACAAAGAATTTAATTTCGACTTTTATAATACCAAATTTTACGGACAATCTTGGGAAGCAGAAAACACGAAAGCTGTTGTTGTTTTGGCTCATGGAATGGGCGAACATTCTTCACGTTACGAACATGTGGCTAAAAAACTAACTGACAACAATTTTTCTGTAGTTGCTTTTGATCATTTTGGACATGGAAAAACTGAAGGGAAACGTGGTCATAATCCTAATTTTGAAGCTGTTTTAGAGAGCATTTCTAAAGTGATTGAAAAAGCAAGAAAACTCTTTCCAGAAAAACCAGTTTTTTTATACGGACATTCCATGGGTGGAAATGCTGTTGTAAATTATAGTATCAGAAAAGAACATCAATTAAAAGGAATTATTGCAACAAGTCCGTTTTTAAAATTGGCTTTTAAACCATCAGCTATAAAATTATTTGTTGGGAAAATGCTCCAAAATATTGCACCTTCTTTAACCATGGGAAATGAATTGGATGTGAATGCAATTTCAAGAGATAAAGAGGAAGTGAAAAAATATATGAATGATCCTTTAATTCATGCTAAAATTAGTCCAAATTATTCCATTAAATTTATTGAGACTGGAGAATGGGCAATCGAAAATGCTGATAAATTAAAAACGCCTATGTTCTTATTACATGGAACTGCTGACAGCATCATCGATTATAAAGGAACAGAGAAATTTGCAAATAATTCAAAAAATGCCACTTTAAAACTATACAAAGGTGGTTTCCACGAATTGCATAACGATTTATGCAAAGAAGAAATGTTACAAGATATTGTTGATTGGTTGAACGCTCAATTATAG